In Camelina sativa cultivar DH55 chromosome 16, Cs, whole genome shotgun sequence, a single window of DNA contains:
- the LOC104750714 gene encoding phosphate transporter PHO1 homolog 1-like has translation MVKFTKQFEGQLVPEWKDAFVDYSQLKKDLKKIHMLNSRVEKKHTETSLIKTIKSSLGKLSLFGNKERERSSTIQVHKKLASSGSNNDVYETELLEKIADDTDAAKEFFACLDTQLNKVNQFYKTKEKEFLERGECLKKQMEILIELKEAFKQKHANGESTQESREDDSISCTISCEGDSVRNRTEQMQVEGSCLEELENNGAEALESPRSEEPIKINNEDSKLTTGSGRVFSCQGKNVKIKIPLTNPSRTFSAISYLINHSSSKKYSPDGGNKLQISKKKLSHAEKMIKGALTELFKGLNYLKTYRNLNMLAFMNILKKFDKVTGKQVLPIYLKVVESSYFNSSDKVINLSDEVEGWFIKHFAGENRRKAMKYLKPHHRKESHSVTFFIGLFTGCFVALLAGYIIVAHLTGMYRQHSENTFYMETAYPVLSMFGLLFLHLFLYGCNIFFWRKARINYSFIFELGSQNELKYRDVFLICTASMSAIAGVMFVHLSLLAKGYSFRQVQVIPGLLLLAFLLILICPLNIFYKSSRYRLISVIRNIVFSPLYKVVMLDFFMADQLCSQVPMLRNLEYFACYYITGSYATQDYGYCMRVKYYRDLAYAVSFLPYYWRAMQCARRWFDEGETSHLVNLGKYVSAMLAAGTKVAYEKERSIGWLCLVVAMSSVATVYQLYWDYVKDWGLLQHNSNNPWLRNQLMLRQKSIYYFSMVLNLVLRLAWLQTVLHSSFEHVDYRVTGLFLAALEVIRRGQWNFYRLENEHLNNAGKFRAVKTVPLPFREVDEED, from the exons atGGTGAAGTTTACAAAGCAATTCGAGGGGCAGCTCGTTCCGGAATGGAAAGACGCCTTCGTCGATTACTCCCAGCTGAAGAAAGACCTCAAGAAAATCCATATGTTAAACAGTAGAGTTGAGAAGAAGCACACTGAAACTTCACTCATTAAAACCATTAAGTCCTCTTTAGGAAAGCTTTCTCTTTTCGGTAACAAGGAGCGAGAACGATCTAGTACCATCCAA GTTCATAAGAAGCTTGCTTCTTCTGGAAGTAACAATGACGTGTATGAGACGGAACTTCTCGAGAAGATTGCTGATGATACTGATGCTGCAAAAGAGTTCTTCGCGTGTCTAGACACCCAGCTTAACAAAGTGAATCAGTTCtacaaaacaaaggagaaagaGTTCTTGGAAAGAGGAGAGTGTCTGAAGAAGCAAATGGAGATACTCATTGAGCTCAAAGAAGCTTTCAAACAAAAGCACGCCAATGGAGAGTCTACTCAAGAATCAAGAGAAGACGATTCCATATCATGCACCATCTCTTGCG AGGGAGACTCTGTTAGGAACAGAACGGAGCAAATGCAAGTTGAGGGATCTTGCTTAGAGGAATTGGAGAATAATGGAGCAGAAGCATTGGAGTCTCCAAGATCAGAAGAACCGATCAAAATCAACAACGAGGACTCGAAGCTGACAACGGGTTCTGGTCGAGTATTCAGCTGTCAAGGGAAGAATGTCAAGATAAAGATTCCATTGACCAATCCTTCTCGTACATTCTCAGCCATCAGTTACTTGATAAACCACTCCTCATCGAAAAAATACAGTCCAGATGGAGGAAATAAGCTGCAAATCAGCAAGAAAAAACTAAGCCACGCTGAGAAGATGATAAAAGGAGCTTTGACAGAACTCTTCAAAGGGTTAAACTATCTCAAAACTTACAGAAACTTGAACATGTTAGCCTTCATGAACATTCTCAAAAAGTTCGATAAG GTAACTGGAAAACAAGTCCTTCCAATCTATCTCAAAGTTGTGGAAAGTTCTTATTTCAACAGTTCAGACAAG GTGATAAATCTATCTGACGAAGTTGAGGGATGGTTCATCAAGCACTTCGCTGGAGAAAATCGTAGAAAGGCGATGAAATATCTGAAACCGCACCACCGTAAAGAGTCTCACTCTGTCACCTTCTTCATTG GTCTTTTCACTGGTTGCTTTGTTGCGCTTCTTGCTGGCTACATCATTGTGGCTCATCTAACTGGAATGTATAGACAACACTCTGAGAACACTTTCTACATGGAAACTGCATATCCTGTGCTTAG CATGTTTGGGCTCTTGTTTCTACACTTGTTCTTATACGGCtgcaacatatttttttggcgAAAAGCGAGGATAAACTATAGTTTCATCTTCGAACTTGGGTCCCAAAATGAGCTCAAGTACAGAGATGTTTTCTTGATATGTACCGCTTCAATGTCTGCCATAGCTGGTGTCATGTTTGTTCATCTATCACTTCTTGCCAAAGGTTACTCCTTTAGACAAGTACAAGTGATCCCTGGCCTTCTTTTACTG GCCTTCTTGTTAATACTGATTTGTCCCTTGAACATTTTCTATAAATCAAGCCGTTACCGGCTTATATCAGTCATTAGAAACATAGTTTTTTCGCCCCTTTACAAAGTCGTGATGCTCGATTTCTTCATGGCTGATCAGCTTTGTAGCCAG GTACCGATGTTAAGGAACCTAGAATACTTCGCCTGCTACTATATAACTGGTAGCTACGCAACACAGGACTATGGGTACTGTATGAGAGTCAAATACTACAGAGATCTCGCCTATGCAGTTTCCTTCCTACCATACTACTGGAGAGCAATGCAG TGTGCAAGAAGGTGGTTTGATGAAGGTGAAACGAGCCACCTAGTGAACCTAGGGAAGTACGTGTCAGCGATGTTAGCCGCTGGAACCAAAGTGGCTTACGAGAAGGAAAGGAGCATCGGTTGGCTCTGCCTTGTGGTGGCTATGTCAAGTGTAGCTACAGTTTACCAATTGTATTGGGACTATGTAAAAGATTGGGGTTTACTTCAACACAATTCCAACAACCCTTGGCTTAGGAACCAACTCATGCTTCGCCAAAAATCCATTTACTACTTCTCTATG GTTCTAAATCTTGTTCTGAGGTTGGCATGGTTACAAACAGTTTTGCACTCAAGTTTTGAGCATGTAGATTACCGAGTAACAGGATTGTTCTTGGCTGCTCTTGAAGTCATTAGGAGAGGACAATGGAACTTTTACCG ATTGGAGAATGAGCATCTAAATAATGCAGGCAAGTTTAGAGCTGTAAAGACAGTGCCACTTCCTTTTAGAGAAGTCGACGAAGAAGACTGA
- the LOC104750716 gene encoding uncharacterized protein LOC104750716 codes for MANTTARLSPVLAPIYSPVSGNTKPISVRFSASFYKPSLPLFKQQNPISTTLHRAARVIEVVAAPKQRNRSFSVFGSLTDDSKLNPEEESEDSAEGQVASVDTKLPRRSLQVEFTCDSCGERTKRLINRHAYERGLVFVQCAGCLQHHKLVDNLGAIVEYDFRETSKDLGTDQV; via the exons ATGGCGAATACTACCGCCCGTTTGTCACCGGTTTTGGCTCCAATCTATTCTCCGGTAAGTGGTAACACAAAGCCAATCAGTGTACGGTTCTCAGCTTCTTTCTACAAGCCGTCTCTTCCGTTGTTCAAGCAGCAAAACCCTATATCGACGACTCTACACAG AGCTGCTCGTGTGATAGAGGTGGTAGCAGCACCCAAGCAAAGGAATCGATCATTCTCTGTTTTTGGGTCTCTTACTGATGATTCTAAGTTAAACCCAGAAGAGGAATCAGAGGATTCCGCAGAG GGACAGGTTGCTTCTGTAGACACTAAACTACCGAGAAGAAGTTTGCAAGTGGAGTTTACTTGCGATTCATGTGGAGAAAGAACTAAGCGGCTTATCAATCGACATGCTTATGAACGTGGCCTTGTGTTTGTTCAG TGTGCAGGATGTCTTCAGCATCATAAACTGGTTGACAATCTTGGTGCCATTGTTGAGTACGACTTCCGTGAAACCTCCAAGGATTTGGGTACTGATCAAGTTTGA
- the LOC104750715 gene encoding lysine-rich arabinogalactan protein 19-like → MNSNSVIWSLLLASVLISLISVNAQGPAASPATSPPATPAATPPTTAATPPTTTTPAPTTTTPPPTTAAPPVPATKPPASPVTPPPAVTPISSPAPKVAPVSSPTIPPPQPPQSPPVSAPSVSPPPVSPPPAPASPPPAPASPPPAPASPPPAPASPPPAPASSPPAQAPTPISLPPTPAPAPAKHKRKHKHKRHHHAPAPAPTPPSPPSPPVVTDSQDTAPAPTPDTNGGNALNQLKGRVGMWVNTALGILCLLAMTA, encoded by the exons ATGAATTCAAATTCAGTAATTTGGTCTCTTCTTTTAGCTTCTgttctcatctctctcattaGTGTCAATGCACAAGGACCTGCCGCATCACCGGCAACATCTCCGCCTGCAACACCCGCTGCTACTCCTCCAACCACAGCTGCTACGCCTCCAACCACTACTACTCCGGCTCCAACTACCACTACTCCGCCTCCAACCACCGCTGCTCCACCCGTTCCAGCTACTAAGCCACCAGCATCTCCGGTTACGCCACCGCCAGCAGTTACTCCAATTTCATCACCGGCTCCAAAAGTTGCACCAGTAAGCAGCCCCACAATTCCGCCACCACAGCCACCCCAAAGCCCACCCGTTTCAGCTCCATCCGTCTCACCACCACCTGTGTCACCACCTCCAGCTCCGGCTTCTCCCCCACCGGCACCAGCTTCACCACCACCGGCACCAGCATCTCCACCTCCAGCACCAGCTTCACCACCACCAGCACCAGCTTCATCACCTCCAGCACAAGCGCCTACACCAATAAGTTTACCACCAACCCCAGCACCGGCTCCTGCCAAGCACAAGAGAAAGCACAAACACAAAAGGCATCACCATGCCCCAGCTCCAGCACCAACTCCCCCGAGCCCTCCATCTCCTCCAGTTGTAACAGATTCCCAAGACACAGCTCCAGCACCAACGCCAGACACG AATGGAGGAAATGCCTTGAATCAGCTAAAAGGAAGAGTAGGAATGTGGGTCAATACTGCACTGGGAATTCTCTGTCTACTGGCTATGACAGCCTAA